In Thauera sedimentorum, a single genomic region encodes these proteins:
- the dacB gene encoding D-alanyl-D-alanine carboxypeptidase/D-alanyl-D-alanine endopeptidase — protein sequence MSLAHRFLLIFCLLLTMATAAANAAGLPRNVRQALEGAGVPLEDTAIWVQGVDARTPALTLNAERPMNPASVMKLVTAFAALERLGPAYTWTTRAGTDGALQGGVLQGNLYLVGGGDPMLSYERLWKMLRQLRALGIERIAGDIVLDGSALTLPPHDPDAFDGRGLRPYNAGPHGLLLHYNTLRLTLVPGARPGEPVTLAADPPLAGLTIDNRILTAGGGCGVWYHALEARLASTPGGTRLELDGRLPASCGRRDWSAAPLAAETYGVALVAALWSEVGGRLGGRVRTGLAPAQMDTLLAEDSDPLGDVVRNMNKWSSNVIARQLLATLGASATGAPDMVSGGALVARAQLAAAGIATDGLIVENGSGLSRIERIRADALGQLLLAAWQRPWMPEFVAALPMAGVDGTARKRLNGSPASGHAHIKTGTLNGVRAMAGYVLDRHGRRHAVVMMVNHPQAPASQAAQDALLEWVWEGH from the coding sequence ATGTCCCTTGCCCACCGTTTCCTGCTCATCTTCTGCCTGCTGCTGACAATGGCCACCGCGGCCGCCAACGCGGCCGGCCTGCCGCGCAACGTGCGCCAGGCGCTGGAAGGCGCGGGCGTGCCGCTGGAGGACACCGCCATCTGGGTGCAGGGCGTGGATGCACGGACTCCCGCGCTGACGCTGAATGCCGAACGGCCGATGAACCCCGCCTCGGTGATGAAGCTGGTGACCGCCTTCGCCGCGCTGGAGCGCCTCGGCCCGGCCTATACCTGGACCACCCGCGCGGGCACCGATGGCGCGCTACAGGGCGGCGTGCTGCAGGGGAATCTCTACCTGGTCGGCGGCGGCGACCCCATGCTCAGCTACGAACGGCTGTGGAAGATGCTGCGCCAGTTGCGCGCGCTGGGCATCGAGCGCATCGCCGGCGACATCGTGCTCGACGGCTCGGCGCTGACCTTGCCGCCGCACGACCCCGACGCCTTCGATGGGCGCGGCCTGCGCCCGTACAACGCCGGCCCGCACGGCCTGCTGCTGCATTACAACACCCTGCGCCTCACGCTGGTGCCGGGCGCAAGGCCCGGTGAACCGGTGACGCTGGCCGCCGATCCGCCGCTGGCCGGCCTCACGATCGACAACCGCATCCTCACCGCGGGCGGCGGCTGCGGGGTGTGGTACCACGCCCTGGAAGCCCGTCTGGCGAGCACGCCCGGCGGCACCCGCCTGGAGCTGGACGGGCGCCTGCCGGCCAGCTGCGGACGGCGCGACTGGAGCGCCGCCCCCCTTGCGGCGGAGACCTACGGTGTGGCGCTGGTGGCCGCGCTGTGGTCCGAGGTCGGCGGACGGCTGGGCGGCCGGGTGCGGACAGGTCTGGCGCCAGCGCAGATGGACACCCTGCTGGCCGAGGATTCGGACCCGCTCGGCGACGTGGTACGCAACATGAACAAGTGGTCGAGCAACGTCATCGCCCGCCAGCTGTTGGCCACGCTTGGCGCCTCGGCCACCGGCGCACCCGACATGGTGAGCGGCGGTGCACTGGTCGCACGCGCGCAGCTGGCTGCGGCCGGCATCGCCACCGACGGCCTGATAGTCGAGAACGGCTCAGGCCTGTCGCGCATCGAACGCATCCGCGCGGACGCGCTCGGCCAGTTGCTGCTCGCCGCCTGGCAGCGCCCGTGGATGCCGGAGTTCGTCGCTGCGCTGCCGATGGCGGGGGTGGACGGCACCGCACGCAAGCGTCTCAACGGCAGCCCGGCCAGCGGCCACGCCCACATCAAGACCGGCACGCTCAACGGCGTGCGCGCGATGGCAGGCTATGTGCTCGACCGCCACGGCCGCCGCCACGCGGTGGTGATGATGGTCAACCACCCCCAGGCGCCGGCCAGCCAGGCGGCGCAGGATGCGCTGCTCGAATGGGTGTGGGAGGGGCACTGA